Proteins encoded together in one Deinococcus irradiatisoli window:
- a CDS encoding segregation/condensation protein A: protein MTAAAFAPAPVSAEAGALIFTFGDFSGSLGDLASLLRAGRRRPEEVPLLVLTRQVLARVAAQQLSPDEHAELLPALAGVIALKARLLLPPKDSVPVETGDDWDGDMLDDVLEGVEALAELDALVALLAQRRSERQGLIAARPLELALPRRPRPPAGELGLARLVKAARTAVREVQVPLLARERLTLAGALRALSAFGSRLGRFTFLSVPVADWGERATYFSALLEGVKDGTFQVEQPEAFADIEVRHREGGT from the coding sequence ATGACCGCCGCCGCTTTTGCGCCCGCGCCCGTTTCGGCGGAAGCCGGCGCGCTGATCTTCACCTTCGGCGACTTTTCCGGCAGCCTGGGCGACCTCGCTTCGCTGCTGCGGGCCGGGCGCCGGCGGCCCGAGGAGGTGCCGCTGCTGGTGCTTACCCGGCAGGTGCTGGCGCGGGTCGCGGCGCAGCAGCTCAGTCCCGACGAACACGCCGAGCTGCTCCCGGCGCTGGCCGGCGTCATCGCGCTCAAGGCCCGGCTGCTGTTGCCCCCGAAGGACAGCGTGCCCGTCGAGACCGGCGACGACTGGGACGGTGACATGCTCGACGACGTGCTGGAAGGCGTCGAGGCGCTGGCCGAACTCGACGCGCTGGTGGCGCTTCTGGCGCAGCGGCGCTCGGAGCGCCAGGGACTGATCGCGGCCCGGCCGCTGGAACTGGCCCTGCCTCGGCGCCCGCGCCCACCGGCCGGCGAGCTGGGGCTGGCCCGGCTGGTCAAGGCGGCACGCACGGCGGTGCGCGAAGTGCAGGTACCGCTACTGGCCCGCGAGCGCCTCACGCTGGCCGGGGCCTTGCGGGCGCTGTCGGCTTTCGGCTCACGTCTGGGCCGCTTCACGTTCCTGAGCGTGCCGGTGGCCGACTGGGGCGAGCGGGCCACCTATTTCTCGGCGCTGCTCGAAGGGGTCAAAGACGGCACCTTTCAGGTGGAGCAGCCCGAGGCGTTTGCCGACATCGAGGTGCGCCACCGGGAGGGCGGCACCTGA
- a CDS encoding DUF4397 domain-containing protein, whose protein sequence is MIKSKMTALLAAALSLAVSASAQTMNMNNAYVRVVHAVSDAPAVDVYVDGTRTVANAPFKAVTAYGEVPAGMHKVMITAAGNMKAVVFSGSVNLKPGVYYTVAASGYLKKVTPIIFYTSGLNKNKAKAEITVYHLAPDAPPVQALAVDMMKAPLLKGGLKYGYDKTLLVNPMGVNLDIVPYGKTMPVVKNVSGISVAGGKTYSLFAVGTLKNKNFDIIVVEDKLEMGSMGKK, encoded by the coding sequence ATGATCAAGTCCAAGATGACCGCCCTGCTCGCCGCCGCCCTTTCGCTCGCCGTCTCGGCCTCGGCCCAGACCATGAACATGAACAACGCCTACGTGCGCGTCGTTCACGCCGTCTCAGACGCGCCCGCTGTCGACGTGTACGTGGACGGCACCCGCACCGTCGCCAATGCCCCGTTCAAGGCCGTGACGGCTTACGGCGAAGTGCCGGCCGGGATGCATAAGGTGATGATCACGGCGGCCGGCAACATGAAAGCGGTGGTATTCAGCGGCAGCGTGAACCTCAAGCCGGGCGTGTACTACACCGTCGCGGCCTCGGGCTACCTCAAGAAAGTCACGCCGATCATCTTCTACACCAGCGGCCTGAACAAGAACAAGGCCAAGGCCGAGATCACCGTCTACCACCTGGCCCCCGACGCCCCGCCCGTGCAGGCGCTAGCCGTGGACATGATGAAGGCGCCGCTGCTCAAGGGCGGCCTCAAGTACGGCTACGACAAGACCCTGCTGGTCAACCCGATGGGCGTCAACCTCGACATCGTGCCCTACGGCAAGACGATGCCGGTGGTCAAGAACGTTTCGGGCATCAGCGTGGCCGGCGGCAAAACCTACAGCCTCTTCGCCGTGGGGACCCTCAAGAACAAGAACTTCGACATCATCGTGGTCGAGGACAAGCTGGAGATGGGCAGCATGGGCAAGAAGTAA
- a CDS encoding alpha/beta fold hydrolase, with product MPVNRSLLLALSLSLPLPLVACAPAASPPSVIGPMESVSLNNAVTVPAQGERRATLIVYSGGKVKPEAYRYLGEALAPSGIQTVILGFPQDLAIFAPNRADEVLARLPAGEKVYLAGHSLGGVTAAQYLEQHRGRVAGLILLGSYPAENVSLRGQPLRVLDLLAENDGLSTPDKVEAGLARLPESTQLVRLPGAVHAFFGRYGEQAGDGTPTATREATEARIVDAVRAFILP from the coding sequence ATGCCTGTGAACCGTTCCCTGCTGCTGGCGCTGTCCCTCAGCCTGCCGCTGCCCCTGGTGGCCTGCGCTCCGGCCGCCAGTCCGCCCAGCGTTATCGGCCCGATGGAGTCGGTGAGCCTCAACAACGCCGTGACGGTGCCGGCCCAGGGCGAGCGCCGCGCCACCCTGATCGTCTATTCCGGCGGCAAGGTCAAGCCGGAGGCCTACCGCTACCTCGGCGAAGCGCTGGCCCCCTCCGGCATTCAGACGGTGATCCTCGGCTTCCCGCAGGACCTGGCGATCTTTGCTCCCAACCGCGCCGACGAGGTGCTGGCGCGGCTTCCGGCCGGCGAGAAGGTGTATCTGGCCGGCCACAGCCTCGGCGGGGTCACGGCGGCGCAGTACCTCGAGCAGCACCGGGGCCGGGTGGCGGGGCTGATTTTGCTGGGGTCGTATCCGGCTGAGAACGTCTCGCTGCGCGGTCAGCCGCTGAGGGTGCTGGACCTGCTGGCCGAGAACGACGGCCTGAGCACGCCGGACAAGGTCGAGGCCGGGCTGGCCCGTCTGCCGGAAAGCACCCAGCTGGTGCGCCTGCCCGGCGCGGTGCACGCTTTTTTCGGGCGCTACGGCGAGCAGGCCGGCGACGGCACGCCCACCGCCACCCGCGAGGCCACCGAGGCGCGGATCGTGGACGCGGTGCGGGCCTTCATCTTGCCGTAA
- a CDS encoding DedA family protein, with protein sequence MLAWLDSLNPFWLHLSSFALMFLEGMGIPGIPGFLPMLALAESIHAGQTTLWEALLSGTLGNWLGSLTGYRLAASLLTRLPQSWQRLARSKRTARLMQRYGGLLVVVSRTIGSLRTPVTLYAGASGYPWPAYVAWSALGAAVHVGVWQTLIWYFGPEILNQFERWQDRLLPYLLGAAVLGLGVWWWRRRRARPEGPEDAVAEPKASQD encoded by the coding sequence GTGCTCGCGTGGCTCGATTCCCTCAACCCGTTCTGGCTGCATCTGTCGAGTTTCGCGCTGATGTTTCTGGAAGGCATGGGCATTCCCGGCATTCCCGGTTTTCTGCCGATGCTGGCGCTGGCCGAGTCGATCCACGCCGGGCAGACCACCCTCTGGGAAGCGCTGCTATCGGGCACGCTCGGTAACTGGCTGGGTAGCCTCACCGGGTACCGGCTGGCCGCCTCGCTGCTGACCCGCTTGCCGCAAAGCTGGCAGCGCCTGGCCCGCAGCAAGCGCACCGCCCGGCTGATGCAGCGCTACGGCGGCCTGCTGGTGGTGGTCAGCCGCACCATCGGTTCTCTGCGCACGCCGGTGACGCTCTACGCCGGAGCGAGCGGCTACCCCTGGCCCGCCTACGTCGCCTGGAGCGCGCTGGGGGCGGCCGTTCACGTGGGCGTCTGGCAGACCCTGATCTGGTACTTCGGGCCGGAGATTCTCAACCAGTTCGAGCGCTGGCAGGACCGCCTGTTGCCTTACCTGCTGGGCGCGGCGGTCCTGGGACTGGGGGTGTGGTGGTGGCGCCGTCGCCGGGCCCGGCCTGAAGGGCCCGAAGACGCAGTGGCCGAGCCGAAAGCCTCTCAGGACTGA
- the fdhF gene encoding formate dehydrogenase subunit alpha has translation MTEKVRRDNVVQGAVDDGSLQRKESRRSHETPQPEFYAPTSGRAGQPDIGPVRGGKAVSIQIDGGHFIAQSGELLVDAINRAQVQLSQVCYHPQLGSIQTCDTCIVDVGGTLVRACGTPVTDGLVVKTQTSAARTAQREGMDRILANHDLYCTVCDNNNGNCTVHNTVELLDVQHQARPYEPKPYEQDLSNPFYRYDPDQCILCGRCVEACQNLQVNETLSINWESENPRVLWDGGKPIGDSSCVSCGHCVTVCPCNALMEKSMIGEAGVITGIPLPVFNAAVGVVKGIEPSTGYDAIFKLSEIEAATREGYVKRTKTVCTYCGVGCSFDIWTKDRQILKVEPLHGAANGVSTCVKGKFGWDYVNNPERLRTPLIREHGPEGSYFREAGWDEALDLVARRMREVKAQHGPDALAFVASSKCTNEEAYLVQKLARAVIGTNNVDNCSRYCQSPATQGLWRTVGYGGDSGTIKDLEIARMIVTVGSNTTESHPVLATRIKRAQKLHGQKVVVFDLREHELAKRADVYLRPKAGTDFVWLTALSKYILDSGRAAQDFLDQHVNGLDDYRQSIEEFTLEFAEAETGLSQADLKKVAEMLLEASDRSQEGGVCICWAMGVTQQMGGSETSTAISNLLLVTGNYMRPGTGAYPLRGHNNVQGASDFGAMPTMMPGYEKISKPGVIEKYEAAWNTRLSRERGLDNTQMIDAMLDGSLHFLYLNGEEMGLTDANSNRAQHAFEALDFMVVQDITMSDSAKFADVVLPASPALEKDGSFVNTERRIQRLYQAMAPYENSKPDWEILQLVANRLGAGWNYQHPADIMHEAASLADLFAGVTYERLEGYKTLLWPVNADGSDTPLLYTEKFHTSDGKAILYPAVYQPRSQPERVDYDLHLNSGRMLEHFHEGNMTFHVPGIAAQVPDSFVEVSPELAAERGLKDGSLVRLVSPHGAVRLRTIITDRVHGKALYVPLNVRDAADAVNRLTGINKDAITNTPAYKDTAVRMEVLGEDGPTPLPKSNHRYHRPTPQAGVEVQRKWARPDYAFPGRSLPLLGDSLNARSDAFGTDD, from the coding sequence ATGACCGAAAAAGTTCGCAGAGACAACGTGGTTCAGGGGGCCGTGGACGACGGCAGCTTGCAGAGAAAAGAATCGCGCCGCAGCCACGAAACGCCGCAACCGGAGTTCTACGCCCCCACCTCGGGCCGGGCCGGGCAGCCGGACATCGGCCCGGTGCGCGGCGGCAAGGCCGTCAGCATTCAGATCGACGGCGGCCACTTCATCGCCCAGAGCGGCGAACTCTTGGTCGACGCCATCAACCGCGCCCAGGTTCAGCTCTCGCAGGTGTGCTACCACCCGCAGCTCGGCAGCATCCAGACCTGCGACACCTGCATCGTGGACGTCGGCGGCACCCTGGTCCGCGCCTGCGGCACCCCCGTCACCGACGGTTTGGTGGTCAAGACCCAGACCAGCGCCGCCCGCACCGCCCAGCGCGAGGGCATGGACCGCATCCTGGCCAACCACGACCTCTACTGCACGGTGTGCGACAACAACAACGGCAACTGCACCGTGCACAACACCGTCGAGCTTCTGGACGTGCAGCACCAGGCCCGGCCCTACGAACCCAAGCCCTACGAGCAGGACCTCTCCAATCCGTTCTACCGCTACGACCCGGACCAGTGCATTCTGTGCGGGCGCTGCGTCGAGGCCTGCCAGAACCTGCAGGTCAACGAAACGCTGAGCATCAACTGGGAAAGCGAGAACCCCCGGGTGCTGTGGGACGGCGGCAAACCCATCGGCGATTCGAGCTGCGTGTCGTGCGGCCACTGCGTGACGGTGTGCCCCTGCAACGCCCTGATGGAAAAGAGCATGATCGGCGAGGCCGGGGTCATTACCGGCATTCCGTTGCCGGTGTTCAACGCGGCGGTGGGGGTGGTCAAGGGCATCGAGCCCTCCACCGGCTACGACGCGATCTTCAAGCTCTCGGAAATCGAGGCGGCCACCCGCGAGGGCTATGTCAAGCGCACCAAGACGGTCTGCACCTACTGCGGGGTGGGCTGCTCGTTTGACATCTGGACCAAGGACCGTCAGATTCTCAAGGTCGAACCGCTGCACGGCGCGGCCAACGGCGTCAGCACTTGCGTTAAGGGCAAGTTCGGCTGGGACTACGTCAACAACCCCGAGCGCCTCAGAACGCCGCTGATCCGCGAGCACGGGCCGGAAGGCAGCTACTTTCGCGAAGCGGGCTGGGACGAAGCGCTCGACCTCGTCGCCCGGCGCATGCGCGAGGTCAAGGCCCAGCACGGCCCCGACGCCCTGGCCTTCGTCGCCAGCAGCAAATGCACCAACGAGGAAGCCTACCTGGTGCAAAAGCTGGCGCGCGCCGTGATCGGCACCAACAACGTGGACAACTGCTCGCGCTACTGCCAGTCGCCCGCCACCCAGGGGCTGTGGCGCACGGTGGGCTACGGCGGCGACAGCGGCACCATCAAGGACCTCGAAATCGCCCGGATGATCGTCACGGTGGGCAGCAACACCACCGAATCGCACCCGGTGCTGGCGACCCGCATCAAACGCGCCCAGAAACTGCACGGCCAGAAGGTGGTGGTGTTCGATCTGCGCGAGCACGAACTCGCCAAACGCGCCGACGTGTACCTGCGCCCCAAAGCCGGCACCGACTTCGTGTGGCTCACCGCCCTGAGCAAGTACATCCTCGACAGCGGCCGGGCGGCCCAGGACTTTCTCGATCAGCACGTCAACGGGCTCGACGATTACCGCCAGAGCATCGAGGAATTCACGCTGGAATTCGCCGAGGCCGAAACCGGCCTGAGCCAAGCCGATTTGAAAAAGGTGGCCGAGATGCTGCTCGAAGCGTCGGACCGCTCGCAGGAAGGCGGGGTGTGTATCTGCTGGGCGATGGGCGTCACGCAGCAGATGGGCGGCAGTGAAACCAGCACGGCGATTTCGAACCTGCTGCTGGTCACCGGCAACTACATGCGCCCCGGCACCGGCGCCTACCCGCTGCGCGGGCACAACAACGTGCAGGGCGCCAGCGACTTCGGCGCGATGCCGACCATGATGCCCGGCTACGAGAAGATCAGCAAGCCCGGCGTGATCGAGAAGTACGAGGCGGCCTGGAACACCAGGCTCAGCCGCGAGCGGGGCCTGGACAACACCCAGATGATCGACGCCATGCTCGACGGCAGCCTGCACTTCCTGTACCTCAACGGCGAGGAGATGGGCCTCACCGACGCCAACAGCAACCGCGCCCAGCACGCCTTCGAGGCGCTGGACTTCATGGTGGTGCAGGACATCACCATGAGTGACAGCGCCAAGTTCGCCGACGTGGTGCTGCCCGCTTCGCCCGCGCTGGAAAAGGACGGCAGCTTCGTCAACACCGAGCGGCGCATTCAGCGGCTGTATCAGGCGATGGCGCCCTACGAGAACAGCAAGCCCGACTGGGAGATTCTGCAACTCGTCGCCAACCGCCTCGGGGCCGGGTGGAATTACCAGCACCCCGCCGACATCATGCACGAAGCCGCCTCGCTGGCCGACCTCTTCGCGGGCGTGACCTACGAGCGGCTGGAGGGTTACAAAACGCTGCTGTGGCCGGTCAACGCCGACGGCAGCGACACGCCGCTGCTCTACACCGAGAAGTTTCACACCAGCGACGGCAAGGCCATCCTCTACCCGGCGGTGTACCAGCCGCGCAGCCAGCCGGAGCGCGTGGATTACGATCTGCACCTCAACTCCGGGCGGATGCTGGAGCATTTCCACGAAGGCAACATGACCTTCCATGTGCCGGGCATCGCCGCGCAGGTGCCGGACAGCTTCGTGGAGGTCAGCCCCGAACTCGCCGCCGAGCGCGGCCTCAAAGACGGCAGCCTGGTGCGGCTGGTCTCGCCGCACGGCGCGGTGAGGCTGCGCACCATCATCACCGACCGGGTGCACGGCAAGGCGCTGTACGTGCCGCTCAACGTGCGCGACGCCGCCGACGCCGTCAACCGCCTGACCGGCATCAACAAGGACGCCATCACCAACACCCCGGCTTACAAGGACACGGCGGTGCGCATGGAAGTGCTGGGCGAGGACGGCCCCACCCCGCTGCCCAAGAGCAACCACCGCTACCACCGCCCCACCCCCCAGGCCGGCGTGGAAGTGCAGCGCAAGTGGGCCCGGCCCGACTACGCCTTCCCCGGCCGCAGCCTGCCGCTGTTGGGTGACAGCCTCAACGCGCGCTCCGACGCGTTCGGCACCGACGACTGA
- the trpS gene encoding tryptophan--tRNA ligase, which produces MSRVFSGIQPTGEPHIGNLFGAMFNYVKLGEQYGKNALYCIVDLHAPTNPLAYDKAALTQRTYEMALANLAVGLDPEKVIFFVQSQVREHSELSWLFTVQTPLGELERMTQYKDKADKLESIPSGLLMYPVLMAADILLYKADTVPVGEDQVQHIELTREIARRFNHTFGETFPEPKAVLTKEALRVPGVDGHGKMSKSKGPSSTIGVLEDFGSIWQKLRVAPTDPARVRRTDPGNPDICLIFDYHKLFSDLPTIEMVNVECRRAGIGCIDCKKALLPGIERILSPIQDRAAELAKDPDRVRAALHSGAEQARAIAAPVMEEVRSKMGFMPE; this is translated from the coding sequence ATGTCACGGGTCTTTTCAGGAATCCAGCCCACCGGGGAGCCGCACATCGGCAACCTGTTCGGGGCGATGTTCAATTACGTCAAGCTGGGTGAACAGTACGGCAAGAACGCCCTGTACTGCATCGTGGACCTGCACGCGCCCACCAATCCGCTGGCCTACGACAAAGCGGCCCTGACCCAGCGCACCTACGAGATGGCGCTGGCGAACCTGGCGGTGGGCCTGGACCCCGAGAAAGTGATTTTCTTCGTGCAGTCGCAGGTGCGCGAGCACAGCGAACTCAGCTGGCTCTTCACGGTGCAGACCCCCCTGGGCGAACTCGAGCGCATGACCCAGTACAAGGACAAGGCCGACAAGCTCGAGAGCATTCCCTCGGGGCTCTTGATGTACCCGGTGCTGATGGCCGCCGACATCCTGCTCTACAAGGCCGACACCGTGCCGGTGGGCGAGGACCAGGTGCAGCACATCGAGCTGACCCGCGAGATCGCCCGGCGCTTCAACCACACCTTCGGCGAGACCTTTCCCGAGCCCAAGGCGGTGCTGACCAAAGAAGCGCTGCGGGTGCCGGGCGTAGACGGCCACGGCAAGATGAGCAAGAGCAAGGGGCCGAGCAGCACCATCGGCGTGCTGGAGGACTTCGGCAGCATCTGGCAGAAGCTGCGGGTGGCCCCGACCGACCCGGCCCGCGTGCGCCGCACCGATCCCGGCAACCCCGACATCTGCTTGATTTTCGATTACCACAAGCTGTTTTCCGATCTGCCGACCATCGAGATGGTGAACGTGGAGTGCCGCCGCGCCGGCATCGGCTGCATCGACTGCAAGAAAGCCCTGCTGCCCGGCATCGAGCGCATCCTCAGCCCCATTCAGGACCGCGCCGCCGAGCTGGCCAAAGACCCCGACCGGGTGCGCGCTGCCCTGCACAGCGGCGCCGAACAGGCCCGCGCCATCGCCGCGCCGGTCATGGAAGAGGTGCGCTCGAAGATGGGGTTCATGCCGGAGTGA
- the fdhD gene encoding formate dehydrogenase accessory sulfurtransferase FdhD, giving the protein MSGVVGLDIWTYRSGQAQETQDVLAVEEPLELRVLEEGGDFALAVTMRTPGQDESLTRGWLHAEGLLPFVDSLHGDPDQPNVLWLRGDAAALRHRARAGVTSSACGVCGSGSVERLSLRVLPPRWTAPPLPPEQIVALPQRLRDVQPGFAATGGLHAAGLFTAEGGLLCAFEDVGRHNAVDKVVGWAAERGQLPLSDRLLVTSSRAGFEIVQKAALAGAAVVITVGAASSLAVDTAAALNLTLVGFVRGERFNVYAGPERIAK; this is encoded by the coding sequence GTGAGCGGCGTCGTCGGGCTGGACATCTGGACCTACCGCAGCGGGCAGGCCCAGGAGACCCAAGACGTGCTGGCCGTGGAGGAGCCGCTGGAACTGCGGGTGCTGGAGGAAGGCGGCGACTTTGCGCTGGCAGTCACCATGCGCACGCCCGGCCAGGACGAGTCGCTAACGCGCGGCTGGCTACACGCCGAGGGACTGTTGCCGTTCGTGGACTCGCTGCACGGCGACCCCGACCAACCCAACGTCCTGTGGCTGCGCGGCGACGCGGCGGCCCTGCGACACCGCGCCCGTGCCGGCGTGACTTCCTCGGCCTGCGGGGTGTGCGGCTCGGGCAGCGTGGAAAGGCTGAGCTTGCGGGTGCTGCCGCCCCGCTGGACCGCGCCGCCCCTTCCGCCGGAACAGATCGTGGCGCTGCCGCAGCGTCTCCGGGACGTTCAGCCGGGCTTCGCGGCCACCGGCGGTCTGCATGCGGCGGGGCTGTTCACCGCCGAGGGCGGATTGCTGTGCGCTTTCGAGGACGTGGGCCGCCACAACGCGGTGGACAAGGTGGTGGGCTGGGCCGCCGAACGCGGCCAGTTGCCGCTGAGTGATCGCCTGCTCGTCACCAGCAGCCGCGCCGGATTCGAGATCGTGCAGAAGGCGGCGCTCGCCGGCGCGGCGGTGGTGATCACGGTGGGGGCGGCCAGCAGCCTGGCGGTGGACACGGCGGCAGCGCTGAACCTGACGCTGGTGGGCTTCGTGCGCGGCGAGCGCTTCAACGTCTATGCGGGGCCGGAGCGCATTGCCAAGTAA
- a CDS encoding DUF1641 domain-containing protein: MAKQIQYTPKPKTPAEKYQDAHLESAEALTEGLKLLRELHEAGVLDVLYKLVKGGEGLTSSIAHNLTEDSAVRSLRNLFELSKTLSDLNPQAVGQLGYAVSLGVTEGARSVAQGRGVGLTDALKLLNDKDVQVALGAVFSLLKGVGRGLREARGDTHDTPNQGEFDRHDRVEPYPNAPKRGKNR, encoded by the coding sequence ATGGCCAAGCAAATTCAGTACACCCCCAAACCGAAAACCCCCGCCGAGAAGTACCAGGACGCCCACCTCGAGAGCGCCGAAGCGCTGACCGAGGGCCTCAAGCTGCTGCGCGAGCTGCACGAGGCCGGGGTGCTCGACGTGCTCTACAAGCTCGTCAAGGGCGGCGAGGGCCTCACCAGTTCGATCGCGCACAACCTCACCGAAGACAGCGCCGTGCGCAGCCTGCGTAACCTCTTCGAACTCAGCAAGACGCTCAGCGACCTCAATCCGCAGGCCGTCGGGCAGCTCGGCTACGCGGTGTCGCTGGGCGTCACCGAGGGCGCGCGCAGCGTGGCCCAGGGGCGCGGCGTGGGCCTCACCGACGCCCTCAAGCTCCTCAACGACAAGGACGTGCAGGTGGCGCTCGGCGCGGTGTTCTCGCTGCTCAAGGGCGTCGGGCGCGGCCTGCGTGAAGCGCGCGGCGACACCCACGACACCCCCAACCAGGGCGAGTTCGACCGGCACGACCGCGTCGAGCCGTACCCCAACGCGCCCAAACGCGGCAAGAACCGCTGA
- a CDS encoding DUF4397 domain-containing protein has protein sequence MIKTSKTALIAAALMLSVSAAAQSSDAYVRVVHAVADAPAVDVYVDGTKTVSNAPFKAVTPYGNVPAGSHDVKITAAGDPNTVVFSGSVDLKAGTYYTVAAVGYLANLKPKIFTASGLNTDPGQAEINVYHLSPDGPRVQALAVDMNNTALLPKGLAYGNMASLKVSPMAVNLNIVPFGQTTPVVKNVAGISVAGSKSYSLFALGTLAGKSFDVVATEDKLEMGSMSGN, from the coding sequence ATGATCAAGACCAGCAAAACCGCCCTGATCGCCGCCGCCCTGATGCTCAGCGTGTCGGCCGCCGCCCAGTCGAGCGACGCCTACGTGCGGGTGGTGCACGCCGTCGCCGACGCGCCGGCCGTGGACGTGTACGTGGACGGCACCAAGACCGTCTCGAACGCGCCGTTCAAGGCCGTGACGCCCTACGGCAACGTGCCGGCCGGCAGCCACGACGTCAAGATAACGGCGGCGGGCGATCCCAACACCGTGGTGTTCAGCGGCTCGGTGGACCTCAAGGCCGGCACCTACTACACCGTCGCGGCGGTGGGCTACCTCGCCAACCTCAAGCCCAAGATCTTCACCGCAAGCGGCCTCAACACCGACCCCGGCCAGGCCGAGATCAATGTCTACCACCTCTCGCCGGACGGCCCCCGGGTGCAGGCGCTGGCGGTGGACATGAACAACACGGCGCTGCTGCCCAAGGGCCTGGCCTACGGCAACATGGCTTCGCTGAAAGTCAGCCCGATGGCCGTCAACCTCAACATCGTGCCGTTCGGCCAGACCACCCCAGTGGTCAAGAACGTCGCGGGCATCAGCGTGGCGGGCAGCAAGAGCTACAGCCTCTTTGCGCTGGGCACCCTGGCCGGCAAGAGCTTCGACGTGGTCGCCACCGAAGACAAGCTGGAAATGGGCAGCATGAGCGGCAACTGA
- a CDS encoding molybdopterin-dependent oxidoreductase has product MTSPSSPPRVPGSLWWRLLRAWIAAVLLSLLGYVALIWAGVTYPPITLFGTLTQWLGVPAVFQLLHRLLGLGQDAKLLAFSGVAVLWLGGLSLLGSLERPLIAGLALAILCVLGLGSLGWLVPLLYGLAFWGLLAALQRGLAPQGKAAPARPDRVRRTTTLGLAAGGLLAAGGGLTALFRQGGSTTAAAPVPGEPLPFGVTPVEHFYYVSKNLEAFDPRLSADKWRLTVGGLVQRPRTFTLPELAQFTPVISQRTLSCISNPVGGPLISNGIWSGFRLSDLLRQVGIQREARYLLWEAADGYTESLPLGEALDPEVLLVTHLNGEPLDDKHGFPLRVLIPGRYGMKQPRWITKLTLSAEDEPGYWAKRGWSKTARVELMSRIDQPPEISPVVQAGMATFIRGVAFYSQPITKVEVSTDGEKTWQEAELFKLESVYAWTPWQLAWTPEAGSHQLAVRAYAGSVIQKTQPSDALPEGATGYHTFEVKTS; this is encoded by the coding sequence ATGACCTCCCCTTCCAGCCCGCCCCGCGTGCCCGGCAGCCTGTGGTGGCGCCTGCTGCGGGCCTGGATCGCCGCCGTGCTGCTGAGCCTGCTCGGCTACGTGGCGCTGATCTGGGCCGGCGTGACGTACCCGCCGATCACCCTGTTCGGCACCCTGACGCAGTGGCTGGGCGTGCCGGCGGTGTTTCAGCTGCTTCACCGGCTGCTGGGCCTGGGGCAGGACGCCAAACTCCTGGCCTTCAGCGGGGTGGCCGTGCTGTGGCTGGGCGGCCTGAGCCTACTCGGCAGCCTGGAGCGCCCACTGATCGCCGGACTCGCGCTGGCGATCTTGTGTGTGCTGGGGCTGGGCTCGCTCGGCTGGCTGGTGCCGCTGCTCTACGGTTTGGCCTTCTGGGGCCTGCTGGCAGCGCTTCAGCGCGGGCTGGCGCCGCAGGGCAAAGCTGCTCCGGCCCGGCCCGACCGTGTCCGGCGGACCACCACCCTGGGGCTGGCGGCCGGCGGGCTGCTGGCGGCGGGTGGCGGCCTCACCGCGCTGTTCCGGCAGGGCGGCTCGACGACTGCCGCCGCGCCGGTGCCCGGCGAGCCGCTGCCGTTCGGCGTCACGCCGGTCGAGCACTTCTACTACGTCTCCAAAAACCTCGAAGCCTTCGACCCACGTCTGAGCGCTGACAAGTGGCGCCTGACAGTAGGCGGACTGGTGCAGCGCCCGCGCACCTTCACCCTGCCGGAACTGGCGCAGTTCACCCCGGTCATCAGCCAGCGGACCCTATCATGCATCTCGAATCCGGTGGGCGGGCCGCTGATTTCCAACGGCATCTGGAGCGGCTTTCGTTTGTCGGACTTGCTGCGGCAGGTGGGCATTCAAAGGGAGGCGCGCTACCTGCTGTGGGAAGCCGCCGACGGCTACACCGAGTCGCTGCCGCTGGGCGAGGCGCTCGATCCGGAAGTGCTGCTGGTCACTCACCTCAACGGCGAGCCGCTCGACGACAAGCACGGCTTTCCGCTGCGGGTGCTGATTCCGGGGCGCTACGGCATGAAACAGCCCCGTTGGATCACCAAGCTGACCCTCAGCGCCGAGGACGAACCCGGCTACTGGGCCAAGCGCGGCTGGTCGAAAACCGCCCGGGTGGAACTGATGAGCCGCATCGACCAGCCGCCGGAGATCAGCCCGGTGGTGCAGGCCGGCATGGCAACGTTTATTCGCGGCGTGGCGTTTTACAGCCAGCCGATCACCAAAGTGGAAGTCAGCACCGACGGGGAGAAAACGTGGCAGGAAGCCGAACTCTTCAAGCTGGAAAGCGTGTACGCCTGGACGCCCTGGCAGCTGGCCTGGACCCCCGAAGCCGGTAGCCACCAGCTGGCCGTGCGCGCTTATGCCGGCAGCGTGATTCAGAAAACCCAGCCGAGCGACGCCCTGCCGGAAGGGGCCACCGGCTACCACACCTTTGAAGTGAAGACCAGCTAA